A single region of the Bicyclus anynana chromosome 14, ilBicAnyn1.1, whole genome shotgun sequence genome encodes:
- the LOC112046475 gene encoding ras-related protein Ral-a isoform X2: MFSAVAYQLSSTFLEEQKLCCGRGARVAMSKKPAAQPTLHKVIMVGSGGVGKSALTLQFMYDEFVEDYEPTKADSYRKKVVLDGEEVQIDILDTAGQEDYAAIRDNYFRSGEGFLCVFSITEPESFDATQEFREQILRVKNDENIPFLLVGNKSDLGDKRRVPLDACRERAAHWQVPYVETSAKTRDNVDKAFLTLIRAMSAQKRGQMAPADAPDAAARCSLPCCCIV; this comes from the exons CTGTGCTGCGGGCGCGGAGCCAGGGTCGCCATGTCGAAGAAGCCGGCGGCGCAGCCCACGCTGCACAAGGTCATCATGGTGGGGTCGGGCGGCGTGGGCAAGTCGGCGCTCACCCTGCAGTTCATGTACGACGAGTTCGTCGAGGACTACGAGCCCACCAAAGCCGACAGCTACAGGAAGAAG GTGGTGCTAGACGGGGAGGAGGTGCAGATAGACATCCTGGACACGGCGGGGCAGGAGGACTACGCCGCCATCCGCGACAACTACTTCCGCTCCGGCGAGGGCTTCCTCTGCGTCTTCTCCATCACGGAGCCCGAGAGCTTCGACGCCACGCAAGAGTTCCG AGAACAGATCTTGCGCGTGAAAAACGACGAGAACATTCCATTCCTCCTGGTGGGCAACAAGTCGGACTTGGGCGACAAGCGGCGCGTGCCGCTCGACGCGTGTCGCGAGCGCGCCGCGCACTGGCAGGTGCCCTACGTCGAGACCTCGGCCAAGACGCGCGACAACGTTGACAAG GCGTTCTTGACGCTGATCCGCGCGATGTCGGCGCAGAAGCGCGGGCAGATGGCGCCGGCCGACGCGCCCGACGCCGCGGCGCGCTGCTCGTTGCCCTGCTGCTGTATTGTGTAG
- the LOC112046475 gene encoding ras-related protein Ral-a isoform X3 produces MSKKPAAQPTLHKVIMVGSGGVGKSALTLQFMYDEFVEDYEPTKADSYRKKVVLDGEEVQIDILDTAGQEDYAAIRDNYFRSGEGFLCVFSITEPESFDATQEFREQILRVKNDENIPFLLVGNKSDLGDKRRVPLDACRERAAHWQVPYVETSAKTRDNVDKVFFDLMREIRSRKSDDSRATNGDVKRKPRRKIKCAIL; encoded by the exons ATGTCGAAGAAGCCGGCGGCGCAGCCCACGCTGCACAAGGTCATCATGGTGGGGTCGGGCGGCGTGGGCAAGTCGGCGCTCACCCTGCAGTTCATGTACGACGAGTTCGTCGAGGACTACGAGCCCACCAAAGCCGACAGCTACAGGAAGAAG GTGGTGCTAGACGGGGAGGAGGTGCAGATAGACATCCTGGACACGGCGGGGCAGGAGGACTACGCCGCCATCCGCGACAACTACTTCCGCTCCGGCGAGGGCTTCCTCTGCGTCTTCTCCATCACGGAGCCCGAGAGCTTCGACGCCACGCAAGAGTTCCG AGAACAGATCTTGCGCGTGAAAAACGACGAGAACATTCCATTCCTCCTGGTGGGCAACAAGTCGGACTTGGGCGACAAGCGGCGCGTGCCGCTCGACGCGTGTCGCGAGCGCGCCGCGCACTGGCAGGTGCCCTACGTCGAGACCTCGGCCAAGACGCGCGACAACGTTGACAAG GTGTTCTTTGACCTGATGCGCGAGATCCGCTCGCGCAAGTCGGACGACAGTCGCGCGACTAACGGCGACGTGAAGAGGAAGCCGCGCAGGAAAATCAAATGCGCCATTTTGTAG
- the LOC112046475 gene encoding ras-related protein Ral-a isoform X1 → MFSAVAYQLSSTFLEEQKLCCGRGARVAMSKKPAAQPTLHKVIMVGSGGVGKSALTLQFMYDEFVEDYEPTKADSYRKKVVLDGEEVQIDILDTAGQEDYAAIRDNYFRSGEGFLCVFSITEPESFDATQEFREQILRVKNDENIPFLLVGNKSDLGDKRRVPLDACRERAAHWQVPYVETSAKTRDNVDKVFFDLMREIRSRKSDDSRATNGDVKRKPRRKIKCAIL, encoded by the exons CTGTGCTGCGGGCGCGGAGCCAGGGTCGCCATGTCGAAGAAGCCGGCGGCGCAGCCCACGCTGCACAAGGTCATCATGGTGGGGTCGGGCGGCGTGGGCAAGTCGGCGCTCACCCTGCAGTTCATGTACGACGAGTTCGTCGAGGACTACGAGCCCACCAAAGCCGACAGCTACAGGAAGAAG GTGGTGCTAGACGGGGAGGAGGTGCAGATAGACATCCTGGACACGGCGGGGCAGGAGGACTACGCCGCCATCCGCGACAACTACTTCCGCTCCGGCGAGGGCTTCCTCTGCGTCTTCTCCATCACGGAGCCCGAGAGCTTCGACGCCACGCAAGAGTTCCG AGAACAGATCTTGCGCGTGAAAAACGACGAGAACATTCCATTCCTCCTGGTGGGCAACAAGTCGGACTTGGGCGACAAGCGGCGCGTGCCGCTCGACGCGTGTCGCGAGCGCGCCGCGCACTGGCAGGTGCCCTACGTCGAGACCTCGGCCAAGACGCGCGACAACGTTGACAAG GTGTTCTTTGACCTGATGCGCGAGATCCGCTCGCGCAAGTCGGACGACAGTCGCGCGACTAACGGCGACGTGAAGAGGAAGCCGCGCAGGAAAATCAAATGCGCCATTTTGTAG